atgttgaggaattttccttcaattcctattttgctgagagtttttatcataaatgggtgttggactttgtcaaatgccttttctgcatcaattgataagatcatgtggtttttgtcttttgttttatttgtatggtggactacattaatggtttttctaatattaaaccaaccttgcatacctggtataaatcccacttggtcatggtggattatttttttgatatgttgttgaagtctattggctagaattttgttgtggatttttgcatctatgtttatgagggatataggtctgtaattttctttttttgtggtgtctttacctggttttggtatcagggagatggtggcttcatagaatgagttaggtagtattccatcattttctatcctttgaaatacctttagcagtagtggtattaactcttctctgaaagtttggtagaactctgcagtgaagccatccaggccagggctttttttttttggggagttttttgattaccatttcaatctctttttttattatgggtctatttagttgttctacttctgattgtgttagtttaggtaggtagtgtttttctgggatttcatccatgtcttctaggtttgcagatttgttagagtacaatttttcgtaataatctgaaatgattcttttaatttcagttgggtctgttgtgatatggcccatctcatttcttatttgggttatttttttctttcctgtatttctttagtcagtctggccaatggtttatcaagtttgttaattttttcaaagaaccagcttttggctttgttaattctttcaattgtttttctgttctctgattcatttagttcagctctaatttttattatttgttttcttctggcccctgatggattcttttgttgctcgctttctatttgttcaagttgtagggacagttctctgattttgtctctttcttctttatgtatgtgtgcatttatcgatataaattgacctctgagcactgcttttgctgtgtcccagaggttttgataggaagtgttttcattctcgttgcattctatgaatttctttattccctctttaatgtcttctataacccattcttttttgagtagggtattgttcagtttccaagtatttgatttcttttccctgatttttctgctatggatttccacttttactgccttgtggtctgagaagatgctttgcaatatttcaatgttttggattctgcaaaggtttgttttatgacctaatatgtgatctattctagagaatgttccatgcgcactagaaaaaaagtttgctttgcagctgttgggtggagtgttctatataagtcaaggaggtcaagttggctgattgtagcaattaggtcttccctgtctctattgagcttcttagtgcaagtcctatccttctccgaaagaggtgtgttgaagtcttctactataattgtggaggtgtctatctcacttttcagttctgttaaagtttgttttatgtatcttgcagctctgtcattgtgtgaataaatattgaatatggttctatcttcctggtcaattgtccctttaatcattatgtagtgtccttctttatcctttgtggtggatttaactttaaagtttattttgtcagaaaataatattgctgctcctgctcctttttgcttgttgtttgcttgatacatttttttccatcctttgagttttagtttgttgtgTCACTATTTCTTATTAACATTATACTGGGTTTATATTTTCAGGTCTCTAAAAACATGCTAAGAAAGAATTAGGAAGTTCACACAATAGTGTATCATATTAATGCAGCATAATTTAATTAACTAtgcactgctaactaaaagctggATGGTTTCTGTTTCTTATGTGATTAGTATCTTTGTAcaaaaattcttgacaatttttttactattttctttgtcTGAGTCTTGGAAGTGAAAGAGCAGGTCATGATGTACAAATATTTTTAGTGCACATAATAAATGCTGTCAACCTAGTTCCGGGAAATGTGGggcccgggtggcacagtggttaagagctatagcttctaatcaaaaggtcagcagttcgaatccatccgcCACTCCTTggatccctatggggcagttctactctgttctatcgggttgctatgagtcggaatggactcaaaggcaatgagttttggcgGTTTTATTTCCTGGAAAGCAGTGCTAATTTGTGTTCTGAGTACCACCAGCCTTTAAGAGCACCTGTTTTACTTACCCCTCTACAGCATTAACTGTTATTTGTAAACCCAATTATAGTATTtaacagtattttaaaatataaatgtggGATGGTATTATTTCTAAAAGACTTCATTGTTCTGTATTATGTAAAGGACTATTTCTGTTCTCAGAATTTTATTAGCTGTACCTCCAAATACATAGTGGCTTCTTAGATAGCATATGAAGTATCTAAAATTTCattacaaaagaaataaataccTTTCCTTATTAAAACGTATTAAACTTTGATGATATGTTTAAAATGTCAAGCAAAGGTACATATAACTTCCGGGGGAAAAAAGTAAAGTACCGTTTTATTTCTGGGTTATTTATTTAGAATATATATGCTATTCTTTCCCAACTCATTCCCTCTGCCTAAACAATATTCCCTTTATTTTCTGAGTCTGGTGTAGGGTAAAGtgatttcaaaaatgaagaatggAGAAATGGATGGAATATAACCAAATAACCATTCAGCCATATGCCTGGCACCTAAAATTTTCTGGGCTCAGAAATCTCTGCAggaatatttgaaataattttgctttaaaaagttCCCCtttggacttctaagtcaattggcaaaataattctagtatgaaaacattctggatcccactttgaaatgtggcatctggggtcttaaatgctaacaagcggccatctaagatgcatcaattggtctcaacccacctggagcaaaggaaaatgaagaacaccaaggccacacgacaactaagaacccaagagacagaaaggaccacatgaaccagagacctacatcatcctgagaccagaagaactagttggtgcctggccacaattgatgactgccctgtcagggagcacaacagagaactcctgagggagcaggagatcagtgggatgcagaccccaaattctcataaaaagcccatacttaatggtctgactgcgactagaggaatcccggcggcaatgctccccagaccttctgttggcacaggacaggaaccatccccgaagacacctcatcagacatgaaagggactggtcagcgggggggagagagatgctgatgaagagtgagctaattaaatcaggtggacactagagagtgtgttggcaactcttgactggaggggggatgggaagatagagagagagggaacctggcaaaattgtcacgaaacgagagattgaaagggctgactcaatagggggagagcaagtgggagaagggagtaagatgtatgtaaacttacatgtgacagactggatttgtaaatgttcacttgaagcttaataaaagttaattaaaaaaaaaagttcccctttgaaaatgaaaattgtCCTAGGGAAGAATAAGCCTTATTTACAAATTAAGCATATCTCTTCTGAAAGATATAATTATATTTAGCTGAGTGCCCCAGGGAAGACAGTTTTGATTGAGATCATTatgatactgtatttttacagacAGAGAACAGACTTTAAATAGCCAGTAAACTACATGGTGTCAGAATCCTGGGTGACTGGAGGGGAGGGCTGGGCATATCAATTAGTTCAGAAAAGGGTTACTCACAACACAAAACTTgctttttctaacttttttttggtagtagaaACTGCAGTAGTAAATTGATGTGGTCGGGGACAAGTAACCTAATTCAAGGCTAGGATGGTCTAATCTAGTTTCTCTAGTTGTCTCATTATTCTAAGGTCTTCTGTCCAAGGAGAAGGGATAGAGGGATGGGGGAAGAATAGCCGAGGAGAAATGCATGTAGGTACTCaatattctttctttaaaaatgaaatttattgtACAGTATAACACAGTGTTCTTCTGATTTTCATGTTTTATCAACTTTTAGATTCCTTCTTCAGATGTTGTAACCTCACTATCTGTCAGATCAGAATTAATTCTACTACATTCTCTTGATTCCTAAGCTGTGTGTATGGCTGTCAGAGAAAAGCCCCCTCCTATTTTAAACTTGGTTAAAATCGAACTTGGTATGGATACTTTAGAGAGCTCTGTTTAAGTGCCTCTTTATATCTCAGGGGTGCCTTGCTAATcattggagcatttttttttctactcccctaaattttattatgctaaaaatataaacatttttaatgtatatataaaaagaaaataatgacctATGATCCCACTGCAAAACAATAACCACTGTTTAGCTCTGTGACTTCTTAGAACACCAATTTCCACCAGACTACTTTTCATCAAATTATTATCCTAAAATTCCCAACACACTTgatttattgctttgttttttaggGAATATGTTATGACAGAACCTAGAGAATCACTTGTGCACTCAGTTCAAGATTAACACACAGTAGGTATACAACAAATACTTGACACACATAAAGAAGGGCTTTTAAATAGCTGAAGAAATGAAATATTAaggaaatacagtaaaatatattttaaaattctccaTAGCCTGTCATAACCACACCAATATTGGCCTTCTTTATGCTTCTAAAACCTCCCTGTCATGATCTTCACAATATAACATAATAGAAAGTGAATGAGCTTCAAAATTAAACTTACCTTTGGCAAGTTGTTAgttattcaatatcctttgtcaTAGTTTTCACAATTCTTCCTCAAAGAACCAGTGTGAGGAGCAATGAGAAACATTGTAGGTGgtcaataaatgcctacattctTATCCCTTCATCTCATCCTATGCTCCCCAAAGGACAGAATTCCTTGACTCCAGAGCCATACATCATATGCCTTAGCTCATGTGGCTAATGTGCTGATTTtagagaagaggagaggaaatGGTGTTCTGCTCTTAGTAATGGGTGCCTCACTGGGATCAGAACAGCGATTAAGGCAGAAACATCTTATTCCACAGCCTAAGAAATAAGTGGAAATACCCTTTTTGTTACACCCGTAAGTGTAACAGGAAAGTTACTTGGTAACCTTCCCTTAAAATCAGTCTGAAATTGGTGGAATCATTAGAGATGGGAGGGCAGGAGTTGGTCCACATGCCAGAATCAGGTATTACTGTCATGGTAAGAGGGATGTTTTCCCACTGCCAAAAAGTTTACCCAAAGCCTCCTTCATGTCTTTGTTCCTTAAGCTATAGATGAATGGGTTTAGCATGGGAATAATCACCACATAGAGAATGGCAGCCCTACTGGCCCTCTCGGTAGTGTGAGTTGATGGAGGAAGTAAATACACACCCATAAGAGACCCATAGAAGAGCAGGACCACTGTGAGATGAgagccacaggtggagaaggccttccACCGCCCCCCAGGAGATGAGATGTTAAACACAGCCCAGGAAATATGGACATAGGAGAGGACAATCAGCAGGAGAGGAGCAGTGAGAAACATCAGGCCCATAGTGATGATCATCAACTCATTAATGTGGGTATCTGAGCAGGCAAGTTTCAGTAGGGCactgggatcacagtagaagTGGGGGATAGCTTTCTGGGCACAGAAAGCCAGACGAGTCAACAGCAGTGTGTGCGTCAGGGCAGGgcagttggttagcagccagcacatGCCCAGCATTAGTGCACAGAGTTTGGGATTCATAGCTGTGCTGTaatggagtggctggcagatagccacatagcggtcatatgcCATCACAGCCAGGAGGCAATTGTCAAGGCCACCAAATGTGATAAGGAAATACAGCTGTGTAAGGCACCCAGAATAGGAAATGGTCTGGCTTTGACTATAAATGTTCGCCAGCATTTTGGGGATTGATGCGGAAGTGAAACAGGCATCAGTTAATGATAGGTTGGCCAGAAAGAAGTACATAGGAATGTGAAGGTGTGGGTCAGAGCTGATGGCCAGGATGATGAGTAGGTTCCCCACCATAGTGACCAGGTACATGCCCAGGAAGATGCCAAATAGGAGAAGCTGCTGCTCCGGCTGCTCAGAGAGTCCTAGAAGGAGGAAGTCTGAAACAGTGGTTTGGTTCACTCTGCCTCGTTTCCCCATCCCTCGTAGTCCTTCTTATCTGTGTAGATAAAACTCTTACATGTATCGGTATTTAATTATTAATTCACAGATATGTATCTACTACTATCTGAGTTAGCAGAACTGTGGTGTGTtaaaaaggagaatcaatagCCCTTGTCAATGAGAATCTGTGGATATCATTGGCAATACAAGAAAAACCTCATGAGGCATTTAGATAACAGTCAAGATAATATCCATTCAAATATAAATAGTGAATTCTATGCTATAGTAGGGTCCAAACAAAAGATATTAGTTTGACCAGAGAAGTCAGTGTGGGCTATTTGGAGATGGTAAAAATTGGGCATGGCCTAGATggcaagacaaaaaaagaaaagaaaaaaaaacctgttgccattgagtcagttccaactcacagcaaccctataggacagagtagaactgtcccatacagtttccaaggagcacctggtggatttgaactaccgacttttggttggcagctgtagctcttaaccactacaccactagggtttcctgatgGCAAGAAAGGAAAAGTCATGTATGCTGTCAACTGGAAATGAGTTACATGATgtcattcacttgttttctccctTCCCCAACAATGTACATGcatgcacgcatgcacacacatacacacacacacacgcacacactacaACCTTCTGTATGGGGCACTGAGAATGACTTTGAAGGATAAGATAGCCTTCTCTCTACTTGCCTCCACAATTCCAAGAACTTCATCCTCCCCATGAAGCTCCAGTCCCTGTGCTCTTCTCTAGCTGAGAGCATAAGATACATGGGCTGAACACAGTGTGAGTCTGTGGTATCCTATTCTCCTCATTCACTGTTAGGACTTCCTCTCTACAAACAGGACAAGGGGTCACCCTCTCCCCTCCATCACTTTCCATTATCCCTGTCCTCCCTTTTGCACCTCTGTACCTCTCTGTCCTGGGAACTGATCTTTTAGTTTCCCTAATCTCTTGGAAGTCATCATGATTAGCACTTATCTACAAAGGCTTGCTAAGTGCCAGACATCTGTTATACTCCACAATTGTGCAAATGATGTATCTGAGTCTCAGGGATATCTAATGTACCTAAAATCACATACCTAGTAAAAGACTCAAAATGTAGATCTATCAGGCTCCAAATCCTGTGCCTTCACCTCTACGTTGTACTCTATCTCTCTGAAATTTGCTTCTTAGAGAAGGAAGGTGAAAAAAATCAGGCTCTGGTTCTTTGGACTTGAaaatatcttttcttctttttggctccCCTAGGATTTAGAGCAATCTGGTGTAAGAGGTCAACTTACATTGGCTTTGTAGAAACCGTGACCTTAGAAGCTTTTGTGGATATTTTAGATCTCCGTTACTCTTTGGTTCATGGAAGAGGCTCTGATCTTAGCCAGAGACTCAGCTCATCTACCACAGTACTTTGCCTGGCTACTGGGCTGGAAATGGAGGGATGAGTGTGTTCATGCAAGTGTTCGTGTATGTGCATGTTCTACACTTTCCAGATCCTCACCTGTCAGGGTATGGGTCAGTTTCTGGCATCTTCAAGTTCTTCAGTTGTCACCTCTGGATGGAAATCCGCAATGAGAAACTCTCTGGGAAATTTCTGACTCAGAAACGGTAAAGTTGGGGTTTATTGAGTCCTAAGTTGATTAGGGACAACTGGGGTGTATGACTGTTTTACATCTTCCCCAggtctgagaaggcaggaataTTTCTTAGGGTTATAAAGGCTCTTGGAAACCATCCCTCAAAGTATTCCTTAGAGCCAACCTCAGTGTCGTTGTTCAGCCTATTCTCCAGCCAACTCTGGCTGGGTCCTGGGCGAACAGAAGGGATCTTTTTCCCGGGGGTTAACTTCCTAAATGTGGATCTCAGAAGTGGGATCCTGAAGCCTCTTGCTGGATGAAGTGCACTTCAGCCGGACATATAAAGGCCTCCTGGAAAGTCCTTTCCGTGTGCCAGGCAATTCGGTGCCTGATCCCTGCCCTGGGATTGAGAAGATTTGGGGCACTTATAACATGAGCATTTCTGTTGGCCATTTCACTAAACAGAGTAAATCTAATATGAAGCTACCACCCAAACAAGTCCAAAACTCTCTCAATGAAATAAGGCAGGCTATATAAAGCATACCAGCCATAATGCTGGTACATACCAGCTGCTATAAGAATTATTTACAGCTCCTGTTTTTATTAATACTAAAAAACTAGCTAGTActtattgaggagccctggtggaacagtggttaagagctttggctactaaccaaagggtgagcagttcaaatccaccaggagctccttggaaaccaaacgggcagttctactctgtcctatgtggtcactatgagtcaggattgactaaATAGCAAGGGGTTTTTCTCAATAGAATGAGTAGCAAAGAATTTTTGGCCATCTTTAATTtttcacagagccctggtggcggaatggttaagagcttggctgctaaccaaaaggttggcagtttgaatccacaagcctctCCTTGGGACACTTCCAATCTGTCTTAAATGGTCGCcgtgagttgttgttgtttttttttttttacttttccgcAGCCTGCACTCTTGCCACAAATTATTTACATTTCTCCTGCATTCCAAATACACTCACCCCTTTCCAAGACCCTCAGGATCTT
The sequence above is drawn from the Elephas maximus indicus isolate mEleMax1 chromosome 9, mEleMax1 primary haplotype, whole genome shotgun sequence genome and encodes:
- the LOC126082474 gene encoding olfactory receptor 1N2, which produces MGKRGRVNQTTVSDFLLLGLSEQPEQQLLLFGIFLGMYLVTMVGNLLIILAISSDPHLHIPMYFFLANLSLTDACFTSASIPKMLANIYSQSQTISYSGCLTQLYFLITFGGLDNCLLAVMAYDRYVAICQPLHYSTAMNPKLCALMLGMCWLLTNCPALTHTLLLTRLAFCAQKAIPHFYCDPSALLKLACSDTHINELMIITMGLMFLTAPLLLIVLSYVHISWAVFNISSPGGRWKAFSTCGSHLTVVLLFYGSLMGVYLLPPSTHTTERASRAAILYVVIIPMLNPFIYSLRNKDMKEALGKLFGSGKTSLLP